A DNA window from Phycisphaerales bacterium AB-hyl4 contains the following coding sequences:
- a CDS encoding DUF4962 domain-containing protein has translation MTYGRRMMAFVALSISVAMFSPCEYGTSAHAAAASDGDVALVLDFDRYPITAGPAGTTTAVTVSPPKRALRPRDSAVGQYVTFDGRDDVLVLDSLSPELKQTLAGAFTLEMDMMLKALGMRPTPTILEAFGSEGELVLRVRIIYLGSGDKETRVQVTYHNQDGKQNHVLMHNSSIIASPASQRIPSGQWVHVSVTFEPDQAVTLFIDGIRNFSAPLEGRLAEIQSIRFGGDNDRLDHKFIGALDRFRITAGILHDRDTSALMVKQGQQRMRASSREKWRELLRTPQADWHDHHPRLIITPARLAHIQQRLQTGRGPELLQRFLEECNAWIDPESPQYYDPQTFELLQDRYHQLIPALLCMGTQLSGNPAYAERAGEIAMAAAKHVGYDEVAASRGQIANVAGTAMMLALAYDWGFDHFTPEQRKEVRLALMEIAAGTYDQLTDPMTRHLWVLNWNAMGISALGLSSLAIADEVDAPVLKWLDHAERLASEYANFAVGSDGGFHEGPAYFFYGVQHLMVFFEALHSATGRDLFVESNMSKIMDYMAYMMLPGGRAFMNNRFTYPGAGNVRHRHMPLIFRDRVDSDSPEWFWQQMYEEDKFPIGSQLLGLLWYRPTGEELEAPDLPLAKWFRDTGLVGFRSGWGEDDIAGIFDAHRTWLGAHDQLDDGQFTLFGYGGRWVVESGGRNLSNAADRDAQNLVTVEGTPSPPRTHNNYWTDSYITDFCHDDRIATATEADLASSFQYGYGWRMETLNQTREPNTRDRFDLARRQLVFMREETAPPYLLVFDELRQDDDEHKYTWHLHTGENNAVRLVGNRAILTQPKVAPQFLSHPLQPGWEPGPKPRTASSGLAEYEVHIPRDGEYVLWGYGRAGTAQPGGMDSFFITFAGKERMAWSAGCPFVYKWQMVNNGEPDNVFNLKEGSHTLTVTLREPESRVAKFMLTAKGESPISIDRGSGDTSQGIVIDAADPVRLRSPFQISREEERTLKHARADVWLLTPSADLEAEPFLPQQTPIRARLRASTTAKHARFLALIYPHRPEMPQPEIEPITIDNGQAWRVRWPDCEDVIVMNEGDTVTTHGFTSDAKVLIMRFVDDQLTAYVMQHGQTLTASDHSVRLTLSGGPGTAMYSADHLAISGKRVNDFAITGWAVEHVTAHGKPVTLQRADNGLKSEIDVIPKPVLKW, from the coding sequence ATGACATACGGGCGTCGCATGATGGCTTTCGTGGCTCTATCCATTTCCGTGGCAATGTTCTCACCCTGTGAGTACGGAACATCGGCGCATGCGGCTGCTGCATCAGACGGCGACGTGGCGTTGGTGCTCGACTTTGACCGATATCCGATCACGGCCGGGCCTGCTGGCACGACAACCGCGGTAACCGTATCGCCGCCGAAACGCGCGCTGCGCCCACGCGACAGTGCGGTTGGACAGTACGTTACGTTTGATGGTCGCGATGATGTGCTCGTGCTCGATTCACTGTCGCCGGAGTTGAAGCAGACGCTGGCCGGCGCCTTCACGCTGGAAATGGACATGATGCTTAAAGCGTTGGGAATGCGTCCAACGCCCACGATCCTTGAAGCATTTGGTTCCGAAGGCGAACTGGTGCTGCGCGTCCGCATCATCTATCTCGGCTCCGGCGACAAGGAAACGCGTGTGCAGGTTACATACCACAATCAGGACGGCAAGCAGAACCACGTGCTGATGCACAATAGTTCGATCATCGCTTCGCCGGCCTCGCAGCGTATTCCAAGCGGACAGTGGGTACACGTTTCGGTAACGTTTGAACCGGACCAGGCGGTTACGCTGTTCATTGATGGTATTCGCAATTTCAGCGCGCCGCTTGAGGGGCGACTCGCTGAGATTCAGTCCATTCGTTTTGGTGGAGACAATGACCGACTGGATCACAAATTTATTGGGGCGTTGGATCGGTTCCGCATTACAGCCGGAATACTGCATGATCGCGATACCTCGGCATTGATGGTAAAGCAAGGGCAGCAGCGGATGCGGGCAAGCTCACGAGAAAAGTGGCGAGAACTGCTACGTACGCCGCAGGCCGACTGGCATGACCATCACCCGCGACTGATCATCACGCCTGCCCGGCTGGCGCACATCCAGCAGCGACTTCAGACAGGGCGCGGTCCAGAGTTGCTTCAGCGGTTTCTCGAGGAATGTAATGCATGGATCGACCCCGAGTCCCCGCAGTATTACGACCCTCAGACGTTTGAGTTGCTGCAGGACCGATATCATCAACTCATACCCGCATTGCTCTGCATGGGGACGCAACTGTCGGGTAATCCAGCCTACGCGGAGCGTGCGGGTGAAATCGCCATGGCGGCCGCCAAACATGTGGGGTATGACGAGGTGGCCGCCAGCCGCGGCCAAATCGCCAATGTCGCAGGGACCGCCATGATGCTGGCGCTGGCTTACGATTGGGGATTTGATCATTTTACGCCTGAGCAGCGGAAGGAGGTGCGTCTGGCGCTGATGGAAATCGCGGCAGGCACATACGATCAACTGACTGATCCAATGACGCGTCATTTGTGGGTGCTGAACTGGAACGCCATGGGCATTAGCGCGCTGGGCCTGTCCTCATTGGCCATTGCCGACGAGGTCGATGCGCCTGTGCTGAAGTGGCTTGATCACGCAGAGCGCCTGGCGTCAGAATATGCGAATTTTGCCGTAGGAAGCGACGGCGGATTTCACGAGGGGCCCGCTTACTTCTTCTATGGTGTCCAGCACCTGATGGTTTTCTTTGAAGCGCTGCACAGTGCCACCGGGCGTGATCTGTTTGTTGAATCGAACATGTCAAAAATCATGGACTACATGGCTTACATGATGCTGCCGGGCGGCCGAGCGTTTATGAACAACCGCTTCACCTATCCCGGCGCCGGAAATGTGAGGCATCGCCATATGCCGCTGATATTCAGGGATCGTGTCGACTCCGACTCGCCCGAGTGGTTCTGGCAGCAGATGTACGAGGAGGACAAGTTTCCCATTGGCTCGCAGTTACTCGGACTGCTCTGGTATCGTCCGACAGGCGAAGAACTTGAAGCACCAGATCTACCGTTAGCCAAGTGGTTTCGGGATACAGGTCTCGTCGGCTTTCGATCTGGCTGGGGAGAAGACGACATCGCAGGCATCTTTGATGCACACCGTACCTGGCTGGGGGCGCATGACCAACTTGACGATGGGCAATTCACGCTGTTCGGCTACGGTGGCAGGTGGGTCGTAGAATCTGGTGGCCGCAACCTTTCCAATGCCGCCGACCGTGATGCACAGAATCTCGTCACGGTCGAGGGTACACCGTCGCCACCGAGAACGCACAATAACTACTGGACTGATTCATACATTACGGATTTCTGTCACGATGATCGCATTGCCACTGCCACCGAGGCCGATCTCGCGTCGAGCTTTCAGTATGGTTATGGGTGGCGAATGGAGACGCTGAATCAAACACGTGAACCCAACACACGCGATCGCTTTGATCTTGCTCGGCGACAACTGGTCTTCATGCGAGAAGAAACGGCACCGCCGTATCTGCTCGTGTTTGACGAGCTGCGCCAAGATGATGATGAACACAAGTACACATGGCATCTGCATACGGGGGAGAACAATGCCGTGCGCCTCGTTGGGAACCGTGCGATCTTGACACAGCCGAAGGTCGCGCCGCAGTTCTTGTCTCACCCGCTTCAACCCGGCTGGGAGCCGGGTCCCAAGCCACGCACTGCTTCGTCGGGTCTCGCGGAGTACGAAGTGCATATCCCTCGCGATGGGGAATACGTTCTTTGGGGCTACGGTCGTGCCGGTACTGCGCAGCCGGGAGGCATGGATTCGTTTTTTATCACCTTTGCCGGCAAAGAACGTATGGCGTGGTCTGCCGGTTGTCCGTTTGTATATAAATGGCAAATGGTTAATAACGGTGAGCCAGATAACGTCTTCAATCTGAAGGAGGGCTCGCATACGCTTACCGTGACGTTGCGTGAACCTGAATCGCGCGTTGCTAAGTTCATGCTCACAGCTAAGGGCGAATCGCCGATATCGATCGACAGAGGGAGCGGAGACACTTCGCAAGGCATTGTGATAGATGCCGCTGATCCCGTTCGACTTCGTTCACCCTTTCAGATCAGTCGCGAAGAGGAACGTACGCTCAAACACGCACGTGCCGACGTCTGGTTATTGACGCCATCAGCAGATCTGGAAGCCGAGCCGTTTCTGCCTCAGCAAACTCCGATCCGCGCCAGGCTCCGCGCCAGCACAACTGCCAAACACGCCCGTTTCCTCGCGTTGATTTATCCACACCGGCCTGAGATGCCTCAACCGGAAATCGAGCCAATCACGATCGACAATGGTCAAGCCTGGCGTGTCCGCTGGCCGGACTGCGAGGATGTGATCGTGATGAATGAGGGCGACACCGTTACTACCCACGGATTTACCTCAGATGCCAAAGTGTTGATCATGCGCTTTGTGGATGATCAGCTCACTGCTTATGTCATGCAGCATGGCCAAACCTTAACAGCATCGGATCATAGTGTCAGATTGACGTTAAGCGGCGGACCTGGCACAGCTATGTACAGCGCTGATCACCTGGCGATCAGCGGCAAACGGGTGAACGACTTCGCGATCACCGGTTGGGCGGTAGAACACGTCACGGCTCATGGGAAACCCGTCACGCTCCAGCGTGCAGACAACGGCCTCAAGTCTGAGATCGATGTAATCCCCAAGCCCGTACTGAAGTGGTAG